In Oncorhynchus gorbuscha isolate QuinsamMale2020 ecotype Even-year linkage group LG02, OgorEven_v1.0, whole genome shotgun sequence, a single genomic region encodes these proteins:
- the LOC123989742 gene encoding mesoderm posterior protein 2-like, translated as MDTAAFSKLLLLQAGDHLLDSDALLEPGCPTLDPGYYSACSSLSPASSIDSCCFSPPCFQWGAVQEKEAANPSSCISQAAKRQGKEELPAQEKRRSRSKFPGKKRESASEREKLRMRDLTKALHHLRTYLPPSVAPPEQTLTKIETLRLTISYISHLSAQLGLSEDTPCLKRKMDFTPCQYSLDMPQCPQGSSMSGQWCQEILQGNIQSNNQYCLSLATSYTNNTEPHMETDYLMPDVSYQDMSLYHNQVFQ; from the coding sequence ATGGACACCGCTGCCTTCTCCAAACTCTTGCTTCTTCAGGCTGGAGATCATCTGCTGGACAGTGATGCCTTGCTGGAGCCTGGTTGTCCCACCTTAGACCCTGGTTACTACAGTGCCTGTAGTAGCCTATCGCCTGCTTCCTCCATTGACTCCTGCTGCTTCTCTCCCCCTTGTTTCCAGTGGGGAGCTGTTCAGGAGAAGGAGGCTGCAAACCCTTCAAGCTGCATCAGCCAAGCTGCCAAAAGACAGGGGAAAGAAGAACTCCCAGCTCAGGAGAAGAGACGGTCTAGGTCAAAGTTCCCTGGGAAGAAGCGGGAGAGCGCCAGCGAGAGGGAGAAGCTGAGGATGAGAGACCTGACCAAAGCCCTCCACCACCTCAGGACCTACCTGCCCCCCTCTGTGGCTCCGCCTGAACAGACTCTGACCAAGATCGAGACCCTGCGCCTCACCATCAGCTACATCTCCCACCTGTCTGCCCAGCTGGGACTCAGCGAGGATACCCCATGTCTGAAAAGAAAAATGGATTTCACACCATGCCAGTACTCACTAGATATGCCACAATGCCCCCAGGGCAGCTCCATGTCTGGACAGTGGTGTCAAGAGATACTGCAGGGAAACATCCAGAGCAATAATCAATACTGTCTGTCACTGGCCACATCATATACCAACAACACAGAGCCACACATGGAAACAGACTACCTAATGCCAGATGTTTCCTATCAGGACATGTCCTTATATCACAACCAAGTTTTCCAGTGA
- the LOC123989758 gene encoding mesoderm posterior protein 1-like yields the protein MDISAPLLSNYGVGVQYHWSYPSSESEFYNLSSPETCIISPTSCMDFSLSWLPRGTATGPHRPTYSGGAKASASPSSSDEGTLSGGRIRKNCSKNPSKQRQSASEKEKLRMRDLTKALHHLRTYLPPSVAPPGQTLTKIETLRLTISYISHLSAQLGLSEEALCQRKELNLNTSGHHISPQQEVCQFNPSSSGNCWGEEAEIGRCAGQHQTLHHTATSTYPLHNTTGMERHPISSEMCAYDDVINSSMDSLLKSPVYAETAQSSQEDVFPRDPLPLV from the exons ATGGATATATCTGCTCCTCTACTCAGCAACTATGGTGTTGGTGTGCAATACCACTGGAGTTATCCCAGTTCAGAGTCTGAGTTCTATAACCTCTCTTCTCCAGAGACCTGTATCATCTCACCGACCTCCTGCATGGACTTCTCCCTCTCCTGGCTACCTCGGGGGACCGCCACAGGACCTCACAGGCCAACATACTCTGGGGGAGCCAAGGCATCCGCTTCCCCGTCCTCCAGCGATGAAGGAACACTCTCTGGAGGGAGGATTAGAAAGAACTGCTCCAAGAACCCCAGCAAGCAGAGACAGAGCGCCAGCGAGAAAGAGAAGCTGAGGATGAGAGACCTGACCAAAGCCCTCCACCACCTCAGGACCTACCTGCCCCCCTCTGTGGCTCCTCCTGGACAGACTCTGACCAAGATCGAGACGCTGCGCCTCACCATCAGCTACATCTCCCACCTGTCTGCCCAGCTGGGACTCAGCGAGGAGGCTCTGTGCCAGAGGAAGGAGCTGAACCTCAACACATCAGGACACCACATATCACCTCAACAAGAGGTATGCCAGTTCAACCCCTCCTCATCGGGGAACTGttggggagaggaggcagagatagGGAGATGTGCAGGGCAGCACCAGACCCTCCACCACACAGCCACGTCCACGTACCCACTCCACAATACGACTGGGATGGAGAGACACCCGATCAGCAGTGAGATGTGTGCTTACGACGACGTTATCAACTCAAGTATGGATTCTCTGTTGAAATCGCCGGTGTATGCAGAGACTGCACAGTCAAGTCAG GAAGATGTGTTTCCCAGGGACCCCCTGCCTCTAGTGTGA